The following coding sequences are from one Hydra vulgaris chromosome 04, alternate assembly HydraT2T_AEP window:
- the LOC136079747 gene encoding uncharacterized protein LOC136079747 isoform X3, producing MNVYLGQEGSTDFFLFWFLGLKEFLEPVYFSSTVMRSISLHKRIWLKKGDVVTLKTNNINYEVKLYARGSEKDLKTKMKDLEKYASDGISTDTIFKDDSAKLITEQSSADSDEYQDWGLSADSFARVNKENALLADLEMQFGLATEKLKHTSAPLQSLHCLCKKTVAAINNQTTVLQESNSM from the exons atgaatGTGTACCTAGGTCAAGAAGGGTCAACcgactttttccttttttggtTCTTAGGGCTGAAAGAGTTCCTAGAGCCTGTTTACTTTAGCTCTACAGTTATGAGATCAATATCTCTTCATAAGAGAATATGGCTGAAGAAA GGCGATGTTGTAACTTTAAAAACCAATAACATCAACTATGAAGTCAAGCTTTATGCTAGGGGATCTGAAAAggatttaaaaaccaaaatgaaAGATTTGGAGAAGTATGCTAGTGATGGTATTTCTACTGACACCATATTTAAAGATGACAGTGCTAAG CTTATTACTGAGCAATCATCTGCTGATTCTGATGAATATCAAGATTGGGGCTTATCTGCAGACTCCT TTGCTAGAGTCAATAAAGAAAATGCACTTCTTGCAGATTTGGAAATGCAATTTGGTTTAGCCACAG AAAAGCTTAAACATACTAGTGCTCCACTTCAATCACTTCATTGCTTATGCAAAAAAACAG TTGCAGCTATAAATAACCAAACAACGGTGTTGCAAGAGTCTAACAGTAtgtaa
- the LOC136079747 gene encoding uncharacterized protein LOC136079747 isoform X1: MNVYLGQEGSTDFFLFWFLGLKEFLEPVYFSSTVMRSISLHKRIWLKKGDVVTLKTNNINYEVKLYARGSEKDLKTKMKDLEKYASDGISTDTIFKDDSAKLITEQSSADSDEYQDWGLSADSFARVNKENALLADLEMQFGLATEKLKHTSAPLQSLHCLCKKTEHVVPLSASSSSDISTLLALIISIVIFVYIYCMV; this comes from the exons atgaatGTGTACCTAGGTCAAGAAGGGTCAACcgactttttccttttttggtTCTTAGGGCTGAAAGAGTTCCTAGAGCCTGTTTACTTTAGCTCTACAGTTATGAGATCAATATCTCTTCATAAGAGAATATGGCTGAAGAAA GGCGATGTTGTAACTTTAAAAACCAATAACATCAACTATGAAGTCAAGCTTTATGCTAGGGGATCTGAAAAggatttaaaaaccaaaatgaaAGATTTGGAGAAGTATGCTAGTGATGGTATTTCTACTGACACCATATTTAAAGATGACAGTGCTAAG CTTATTACTGAGCAATCATCTGCTGATTCTGATGAATATCAAGATTGGGGCTTATCTGCAGACTCCT TTGCTAGAGTCAATAAAGAAAATGCACTTCTTGCAGATTTGGAAATGCAATTTGGTTTAGCCACAG AAAAGCTTAAACATACTAGTGCTCCACTTCAATCACTTCATTGCTTATGCAAAAAAACAG aaCATGTTGTGCCTCTATCAGCTTCGTCATCTTCAGATATTAGTACGTTATTAGCCTTAATAATTagcattgttatttttgtttacatttactgtatggtttaa
- the LOC136079339 gene encoding zinc finger MYM-type protein 1-like — MNPHRDRDTGRKWASGTNTTFDAGASTSQDVSEKLVDILSDQSETSLASLSFDVSNSEVSAVLLPDTHEKDFKMNLSQESSLASNDFVLASNPQLHEAQQDITDAVIVSDDPSLWPISFNERKRVDIVKKGPTQVKQTNFKANKSGRRFSTSFYTRVLANGEEVSRSWLVYSIQNNSVFCFCCKVFPTRKTCLSSTEGYSDWKNIGSSLKQHDKSQDYISCMQKWMNMSVNLKSNATIDQNLQRMIENEKKHWRLVLERLFAIVLMLAERSLPFRGHREQLYQPNNGNFLAQVELIAKFDPVMLEHLKRIKYKECFDTYLGKDVQNEIIGLISRRILKTIVSSVQSSKYFSVIMDCTPDVSHKEQLSILLRCVKINQEEVQIEEFFCGFFHITDSTGSGLVETVKS; from the exons ATGAATCCTCATCGTGATCGAGACACTGGAAGAAAATGGGCTTCGg GTACTAACACAACTTTTGATGCAGGTGCTAGTACTTCGCAAGATGTTTCAGAAAAATTGGTAGATATTTTATCAGACCAGTCTGAAACATCTTTAGCGTCTTTATCTTTTGATGTTTCAAATTCTGAAGTTTCTGCTGTCCTATTACCGGACACCcatgaaaaagattttaaaatgaacTTGTCTCAAGAGTCTTCGTTAGCTtctaatgattttgttttagcTTCGAATCCTCAATTGCATGAAGCACAACAAGACATAACTGATGCGGTTATTGTTTCCGACGACCCGTCGTTATGGCCTATTTCGTTTAATGAACGAAAAAGAGtcgatattgttaaaaaaggacCGACTCAggttaaacaaacaaattttaaagccAATAAATCGGGTCGCAGATTTAGTACTAGTTTCTACACGAGAGTTCTTGCTAATGGTGAAGAAGTTTCTAGAAGCTGGCTAGTGTATTCTATACAAAATAATTCGGTATTTTGCTTTTGTTGCAAAGTTTTTCCTACCCGAAAAACATGTTTATCGTCGACTGAAGGTTATTCAGATTGGAAAAATATAGGTTCTAGCTTAAAACAACATGATAAATCTCAGGATTACATTAGCTGTATGCAAAAATGGATGAATATGtcagttaatttaaaatcaaatgcaacaattgatcaaaatttgcaGAGAATGATAGAAAATGAGAAGAAACATTGGCGCTTGGTACTTGAACGTCTTTTTGCTATAGTGCTAATGTTAGCTGAAAGATCATTACCTTTTCGTGGACACCGTGAGCAACTTTATCAGCCTAATAATGGAAACTTCTTGGCACAAGTAGAACTTATTGCAAAATTTGATCCAGTTATGTTAGAGCATCTCAAacgaataaaatataaagaatgctTTGACACTTATCTTGGAAAAGATGTGCAGAATGAAATAATTGGACTTATATCGAGAAGAATACTGAAAACTATCGTATCTTCTGTACagtcatcaaaatatttttctgttattatGGATTGCACTCCTGATGTAAGTCATAAGGAACAGCTTTCAATTCTTTTGAGATGCGTTAAAATTAATCAGGAAGAAGTACaaattgaagaatttttttgtggtttttttcACATAACTGATAGCACTGGTTCAGGTTTAGTTGAAACTGTTAAATCATAA
- the LOC136079746 gene encoding uncharacterized protein LOC136079746, protein MYCLKEKSFTISAERSMFGRLLVIARGREGLTLKQILCYSLSPIPWALGLPDGSLVKTNKMNLLRTIESSVDREHFEEFVLQVPLSAAHVFDGMAILQQLANIKLKTFGDISEFILNLILKGSTIYFVTDQYQHGLIKSFERARRSQSASLNFKVQRREQAKPKQWQKYLQDATNKTELISFLLKDWSHTERFALQLTGNVLFVNLQSRFYKLTCEVGGQVSNEEVVSLHTTQEQADTKAFLCSKQSCIYWF, encoded by the exons atgtattgcctTAAAGAGAAATCATTCACTATATCAGCCGAACGAAGCATGTTTGGGAGATTGCTAGTTATTGCAAGAGGTAGAGAAGGTCTAACTCTGAAACAAATACTATGTTATTCTTTGAGTCCTATCCCATGGGCGTTGGGATTACCTGATGGTAGCCTCGTCAAAACAAACAAGATGAACCTTCTTC GAACAATAGAATCTTCGGTGGATCGAGAACACTTTGAGGAATTTGTTTTACAGGTTCCTCTAAGTGCTGCACATGTTTTCGATGGAATGGCAATTCTGCAACAGCTTGCTAACATTAAACTCAAAACTTTTGGAgatatttcagaatttattttaaatctaattcttAAAGGATCCACAATATATTTTGTGACAGACCAATACCAACATGGCTTGATAAAATCATTCGAACGTGCTCGAAGAAGTCAATCAGCATCTCTAAATTTTAAGGTTCAGCGGAGAGAACAAGCAAAACCTAAACAAtggcaaaaatatttgcaaGATGCTACCAATAAGACCGAGCTCATTTCATTCCTACTAAAAGATTGGTCACATACGGAAAGGTTTGCATTACAACTTACCGGAAATGTGCTCTTTGTAAACTTGCAGTCACGGTTTTATAAGTTGACATGCGAGGTTGGCGGTCAG gTTTCAAACGAAGAAGTTGTGTCACTGCATACAACTCAAGAACAGGCTGATACAAAAGCATTCTTGTGCTCTAAACAAAGCTGCATCTATTGGTTTTGA
- the LOC136079747 gene encoding uncharacterized protein LOC136079747 isoform X2 produces the protein MNVYLGQEGSTDFFLFWFLGLKEFLEPVYFSSTVMRSISLHKRIWLKKGDVVTLKTNNINYEVKLYARGSEKDLKTKMKDLEKYASDGISTDTIFKDDSAKLITEQSSADSDEYQDWGLSADSFARVNKENALLADLEMQFGLATEKLKHTSAPLQSLHCLCKKTEHVVPLSASSSSDIIAAINNQTTVLQESNSM, from the exons atgaatGTGTACCTAGGTCAAGAAGGGTCAACcgactttttccttttttggtTCTTAGGGCTGAAAGAGTTCCTAGAGCCTGTTTACTTTAGCTCTACAGTTATGAGATCAATATCTCTTCATAAGAGAATATGGCTGAAGAAA GGCGATGTTGTAACTTTAAAAACCAATAACATCAACTATGAAGTCAAGCTTTATGCTAGGGGATCTGAAAAggatttaaaaaccaaaatgaaAGATTTGGAGAAGTATGCTAGTGATGGTATTTCTACTGACACCATATTTAAAGATGACAGTGCTAAG CTTATTACTGAGCAATCATCTGCTGATTCTGATGAATATCAAGATTGGGGCTTATCTGCAGACTCCT TTGCTAGAGTCAATAAAGAAAATGCACTTCTTGCAGATTTGGAAATGCAATTTGGTTTAGCCACAG AAAAGCTTAAACATACTAGTGCTCCACTTCAATCACTTCATTGCTTATGCAAAAAAACAG aaCATGTTGTGCCTCTATCAGCTTCGTCATCTTCAGATATTA TTGCAGCTATAAATAACCAAACAACGGTGTTGCAAGAGTCTAACAGTAtgtaa